In Engraulis encrasicolus isolate BLACKSEA-1 chromosome 15, IST_EnEncr_1.0, whole genome shotgun sequence, the following proteins share a genomic window:
- the LOC134464348 gene encoding gastrula zinc finger protein XlCGF57.1-like has translation MSPTIQNDLICAIGKSINNEITKELNTAPFFSWQIDEITDISCHSQLSIMARFVDTQGVIQERFLGFFDVSSGRDARSLFEFVQSEMTPYKFAEKLVAQTYDGAAVMASALNVHDSIRAQLTQRFQQLDRLHFMELLDFEKFDSFKAAFPTKALANLFETYGHFFDEPKLKAQVQHYYSDDELHSSKKLCEAISFMKSNGLDEAMAEVYSLMSLIATIGATSTGVERSFSCLKRHQLHCGSSGEEFRGKTHSAALTTERPYVCSQCDKSFKRKDELQIHQRVHTGEKPFSCTDCGKSFSQFANLCTHRRIHTGEKPHACSQCDQSFKRKDRLQIHQRVHTGEKPFFCTECGKSFLRSSSLYAHRRIHTGEKLNACSQCDQSFTTKQSLQIHQRIHTGEKPFSCTECGKSFSESSNLHKHRHTHTGERPYACSHCHKSFKTKSNLQIHQRIHTGEKPFSCTDCGKSFSQSFNLHSHRRIHTGERPYTCSQCAKSFQTKTKLQIHQRVHTGEKPFSCTDCGKSFSLFANLKRHRRIHTGERPYACSQCDKSFSWSSLLRKHLLSHLRE, from the exons ATGTCACCTACCATCCAGAACGACTTGATATGCGCAATAGGCAAGTCCATCAACAACGAAATTACTAAAGAGTTGAACACGGCCCCGTTCTTCTCCTGGCAGATTGATGAAATAACAGACATCAGCTGTCATTCCCAACTTTCTATTATGGCGAGATTTGTGGACACCCAAGGCGTAATTCAGGAACGCTTTCTGGGGTTTTTCGACGTGTCTAGTGGGCGAGATGCGCGGTCATTGTTTGAGTTTGTGCAGTCCGAAATGACGCCTTACAAATTCGCTGAAAAACTGGTTGCACAAACCTACGATGGTGCTGCGGTGATGGCCTCAGCCCTCAATG TGCACGACAGCATCAGAGCGCAGCTCACCCAGCGCTTCCAGCAGCTCGATCGTCTGCATTTCATGGAGCTCTTAGACTTTGAAAAATTCGACTCATTTAAGGCAGCATTCCCCACCAAGGCATTAGCAAACCTTTTCGAGACATACGGCCATTTCTTTGATGAGCCTAAATTAAAAGCACAGGTGCAGCACTACTACAGTGACGATGAGCTCCACTCCTCCAAAAAACTGTGCGAAGCCATAAGCTTCATGAAGTCCAACGGGCTAGATGAGGCGATGGCTGAGGTGTACAGTCTAATGTCTCTGATCGCAACTATTGGTGCCACCTCAACAGGAGTCGAGAGGAGCTTCTCTTGCCTGAAAC GGCATCAGTTACACTGCGGTTCCAGTGGAGAGGAGTTTCGTGGAAAAACACATTCTGCTGCCCTGACTACAGAGAGGCCGTACgtctgcagtcagtgtgacaagagctttaagagaaaagatgagctccaaatccaccagcgtgttcacacaggggagaaaccattttcatgcaccgactgtggaaagagtttctcacagttTGCTAACCTCTGcacacatcgtcgcattcacactggagagaagccgcacgcttgcagtcagtgtgaccagagctttaagagaaaagacaggctccaaatccaccagcgtgttcacacaggggagaaaccatttttcTGCACAGAGTGTGGAAAGAGTTTCCTGCGGTCTTCTTCCCTCTATgcacatcgtcgcattcacactggagagaaactgaatgcttgcagtcagtgtgaccagAGCTTTACGACAAAACAAAGCCTCCAAATccaccagcgcattcacacaggggagaaaccattttcatgcaccgaatgtggaaagagtttctcagaaTCTTCTAACCTCCACAAACATCGTCAcactcacactggagagaggccttatgcttgcagtcattgtcacaagagctttaagacaaaatcAAACCTTCAAATCCACCAGCGTATTCACactggggagaaaccattttcatgcaccgactgtggaaagagtttctcacagtcttTTAACCTCCACTCACAtcgccgcattcacactggagagaggccatacacttgcagtcagtgtgccaagagctttcagacaaaaacaaagctccaaatccaccagcgtgttcacactggggagaaaccattttcatgcaccgaCTGTGGAAAGAGCTTCTCACTGTTTGCTAACCTCAAGAgacatcgtcgcattcacactggagagaggccgtatgcttgcagtcagtgtgacaagagtttCTCATGGTCTTCTCTCCTTAGGAAACACTTGTTGTCACACTTGAGAGAGTAA
- the LOC134464179 gene encoding uncharacterized protein LOC134464179 isoform X2 — protein sequence MPSAEVNSPLQLMRSVKEETEEFSLADSPSQLNIKEEGEEFPGSQEQLEIKEERGEFPGSPEQLNVKEETEQFPGSAPQLRSVKEDSEETLRSLYSLRSVSVVLVDCCRPQGRQENNEENHRDAEATKRSVTGSTTRSTS from the coding sequence ATGCCCTCTGCAGAAGTCAACTCTCCACTCCAGCTGATGAGGAGCgtcaaagaagagacagaggagttcaGCTTAGCTGACTCTCCATCCCAGCTAAACataaaagaagagggagaagaattcCCTGGTTCTCAAGAACAGCTggagataaaagaagagagaggagagttccctggttctccaGAACAGCTGAACGTGAAAGAAGAAACAGAGCAGTTCCCTGGTTCTGCACCTCAGCTGAGGAGCGTAAAAGAGGACAGCGAGGAGACCCTGCGTTCTCTGTACAGTCTGAGGAGCGTATCTGTAGTGCTGGTGGACTGCTGTAGACCACAAGGACGGCAGGAGAACAATGAAGAGAACCACAGAGATGCCGAGGCAACCAAGAGATCTG